From Novosphingobium decolorationis, one genomic window encodes:
- a CDS encoding N-acetylmuramic acid 6-phosphate etherase, whose amino-acid sequence MKTEALDPRYRDLEFWPTQQAVEAMLEGQMAAVAAIHSQTTAIAAAAEAAAERLGTSGRLVFVGAGTSGRLGVQDGVELNPTFGWPMERLVFLMAGGLDAMTEAYEGAEDDSEAARAEIAQSRICREDVVIGIAASGRTPYTIAAVEAARAAGALTIAVANNAGSVLAACAEHAIVAVTGSEVLAGSTRMKAGTAQKAILNLLSTTIMLRMGLVYDGRMVAMRITNEKLLQRGCAMVQDIAGVDEAAAMAALDLARNDIRLGILVAKGLSAEEGARQLATSGGDLRRILPALERRES is encoded by the coding sequence ATGAAAACTGAAGCGCTCGATCCGCGCTACCGCGATCTCGAATTCTGGCCCACCCAACAGGCGGTGGAGGCCATGCTCGAAGGGCAGATGGCGGCCGTTGCCGCAATCCATTCCCAGACCACGGCGATTGCGGCTGCGGCAGAGGCCGCAGCGGAAAGGCTGGGGACGAGCGGACGTCTCGTGTTCGTGGGGGCCGGGACCTCGGGACGCCTTGGCGTGCAGGACGGCGTGGAGCTGAATCCGACCTTCGGCTGGCCGATGGAACGTCTCGTGTTCCTGATGGCGGGCGGTCTCGATGCCATGACCGAAGCCTATGAGGGCGCCGAGGATGACAGCGAGGCCGCGCGCGCCGAAATCGCACAATCCAGGATCTGCCGTGAGGACGTGGTGATCGGTATCGCGGCGAGCGGCCGCACGCCCTATACCATCGCGGCAGTGGAAGCCGCGCGTGCTGCCGGTGCGCTCACCATCGCGGTAGCCAACAACGCAGGATCGGTTCTGGCCGCCTGCGCCGAGCATGCGATCGTCGCCGTCACCGGCAGCGAGGTCCTGGCCGGCTCCACGCGCATGAAGGCGGGAACCGCGCAGAAGGCGATCCTCAACCTCCTCTCGACGACGATCATGCTTCGCATGGGACTTGTCTACGATGGCCGCATGGTGGCGATGCGCATCACCAACGAGAAACTGTTGCAACGCGGGTGCGCTATGGTTCAGGATATCGCTGGGGTGGATGAAGCTGCTGCGATGGCCGCGCTGGACTTGGCGAGGAACGATATCCGGCTGGGCATTCTGGTTGCGAAGGGGCTTTCGGCGGAGGAAGGCGCCCGACAGCTCGCCACCTCGGGAGGGGACCTGCGTCGGATACTCCCGGCGCTCGAACGGCGAGAGAGCTGA
- a CDS encoding GntR family transcriptional regulator, with product MGEFVWTRSDEGTPLYLQLARSLREQIGKGVLEAGSALPSERDLCALAGLSRVTVRKGIEQLIDEGVLVRRQGSGTFVARRIEAPGEKLSSFSDETRLRGENPGVVWISRSYARPTEEEASVLGITASERVVRLSRVRLAGGEPLAIENAVLPAEFLPDLDGLGDSLYEALEAHGHRPVSGTQRVRASLATPTEAGILCIEHNSEVLRIERTTTTTDGRAIEFTRSVYRGDRYEFVTELRQVS from the coding sequence ATGGGGGAATTTGTCTGGACGCGAAGCGACGAGGGCACACCGCTCTATCTGCAACTCGCGCGATCCTTGCGCGAGCAGATCGGCAAAGGCGTTCTTGAAGCAGGGAGCGCCTTGCCGTCCGAGCGCGATCTTTGTGCGTTGGCGGGGCTTTCGCGGGTGACGGTTCGCAAGGGTATCGAACAGCTTATCGATGAAGGCGTTCTCGTGCGGCGGCAGGGGTCCGGTACCTTCGTCGCCCGCCGTATCGAGGCGCCGGGCGAGAAATTGAGCAGTTTCAGTGATGAAACACGATTGCGCGGCGAAAATCCGGGGGTGGTCTGGATCAGCCGTTCCTACGCCCGCCCCACGGAGGAAGAAGCGAGTGTTCTGGGCATCACCGCTTCGGAGCGTGTGGTACGGCTCAGCCGGGTACGACTTGCCGGTGGTGAACCGCTTGCGATCGAGAACGCCGTGCTTCCGGCCGAATTCCTGCCCGATCTCGATGGGCTGGGGGATTCACTTTATGAGGCGCTTGAAGCGCATGGCCATCGGCCTGTCTCGGGCACCCAGCGGGTGCGTGCTTCTCTGGCGACACCCACCGAGGCCGGTATACTGTGTATCGAGCACAATTCCGAAGTCCTGCGCATCGAGCGCACGACGACGACGACGGATGGGCGCGCGATCGAATTCACCCGCTCGGTCTATCGCGGTGATCGGTACGAGTTCGTGACCGAGTTGCGCCAAGTCTCCTGA
- a CDS encoding sodium:solute symporter codes for MPFSFLDWLVIAAYLFLLVAGGWIFTPRKTASARDYFLAGGTVPAWLAAISVLSATQSAATFLGGPDYGYHGDLTYLSGNIGGLIGAIFVAHIMIPRFYAIKATTAYELLTLRFSEKATRWAGGMFLVGRVFAGGARVYLAAIALAMVISGTVDAGGIMIAAAVLVIASVLFTFVGGLKSVLWNDLIQFIVYLGSAIAVLVFLRLSIPASTGEIVQGLMQTPEGVNKLRLFDFSLDPSHPFSMLGVVTGLALLYIANAGMDQDTTQRLLSCEDARTGARSLYLSVFATVPVVGMFIVIGLLLYVFYDRPDLMGGATAIAGNEFGGEKISIFMHYILTQLPAGLRGLVTVGICAAAVATTNSALNAMSSVLIQDFYRPWRETRGSVEEHHFVQAGRAGMGVIGFAMFLMAIVSFYWQRYTEMGLLEFALQVMVFTYAGLIGVYFTALFTRRGSTGSVIASLLIGFVTVLLLQPGIAGTLGLPAVLLGLSFPFQLCIASLVAFCVCAVVPGEAPRPVPA; via the coding sequence TTGCCGTTTTCGTTTCTGGACTGGCTGGTCATCGCCGCCTACCTTTTCCTCCTGGTTGCCGGAGGCTGGATTTTCACGCCGCGCAAGACCGCTTCGGCGCGCGACTATTTCCTTGCAGGCGGGACCGTTCCGGCCTGGCTCGCCGCAATTTCAGTTCTTTCAGCGACGCAGTCGGCGGCGACATTCCTGGGCGGGCCGGATTACGGCTACCATGGGGACCTCACTTATCTCAGCGGCAATATCGGCGGATTGATCGGGGCTATCTTCGTGGCCCACATCATGATCCCGCGCTTCTATGCGATCAAGGCGACGACAGCCTATGAATTGCTGACCTTGCGCTTCAGCGAGAAGGCTACGCGCTGGGCCGGAGGCATGTTCCTCGTCGGGCGTGTCTTTGCAGGTGGTGCGCGCGTCTATCTGGCTGCCATCGCGCTGGCGATGGTGATCAGCGGCACGGTCGATGCCGGCGGTATCATGATCGCTGCTGCGGTGCTGGTGATCGCGAGCGTGCTGTTCACGTTTGTGGGCGGCCTCAAGTCGGTCCTGTGGAACGACCTTATCCAGTTCATCGTCTATCTTGGCTCGGCCATCGCGGTGCTGGTCTTCCTGCGCCTCTCGATCCCGGCCTCGACCGGCGAGATCGTGCAGGGGCTGATGCAGACACCGGAAGGTGTGAACAAGCTGCGGCTGTTCGATTTTTCGCTCGATCCCTCGCATCCCTTCTCGATGCTGGGTGTCGTGACGGGCCTTGCGCTTCTCTACATCGCCAATGCGGGCATGGACCAGGATACGACCCAGCGCCTGCTTTCCTGCGAGGATGCAAGGACAGGGGCCAGGAGCTTATATCTTTCGGTGTTTGCAACCGTGCCCGTGGTTGGCATGTTCATTGTCATCGGGCTGTTGCTGTACGTCTTCTATGATCGGCCGGACCTGATGGGCGGCGCAACGGCGATCGCCGGCAACGAATTCGGCGGTGAGAAAATCAGTATTTTCATGCACTATATCCTGACCCAGCTGCCCGCTGGTCTGCGCGGCCTCGTTACGGTCGGGATCTGTGCGGCGGCGGTGGCGACCACCAATTCGGCGCTCAACGCCATGTCTTCGGTCCTTATCCAGGATTTTTATCGGCCCTGGCGCGAGACGCGTGGCTCTGTCGAGGAGCACCACTTCGTGCAGGCCGGGCGCGCGGGCATGGGTGTGATCGGCTTTGCCATGTTCCTGATGGCGATCGTGTCCTTCTACTGGCAGCGCTACACCGAGATGGGCCTGCTGGAATTTGCGCTGCAGGTTATGGTTTTCACCTACGCAGGCTTGATCGGTGTTTATTTCACGGCGCTGTTCACGCGGCGCGGGAGCACGGGTTCGGTCATTGCCTCACTTCTGATCGGCTTCGTCACGGTGCTGCTCCTGCAGCCGGGTATCGCCGGGACGCTGGGGCTACCCGCCGTTCTCCTGGGTCTTTCGTTCCCCTTCCAGCTTTGCATCGCCTCGCTGGTCGCCTTCTGTGTCTGTGCCGTCGTGCCCGGGGAAGCCCCGCGCCCCGTTCCCGCCTGA
- a CDS encoding alkyl/aryl-sulfatase — protein MPFRGGARISGPRRNPSIRRGRKRPPCQCRRPCKGRRNRADGAAENPNKTGRRCPRTKNGKECTMKPKARLLLSLAAVALLARTPSPAGADEAHDAASKDASEATRRYFEETTGSLAWEDREDETLATRGLVATIPSREIRDAQGNLVRDLHDTDILEGERPATVNPSLWRNARLLANAGLFKVTDRVYQVRGIELANLTVVLGDKGYVVIDTLTTVEAARAAMQLVRDTLGDRPVTGVIYTHSHIDHFGGAAGVISPEEAKARGIPIVAPKNFYQEAVSENVIAGPAMSRRTMYAFGHLIGVGPRADISDGIGPAFNRLRPGTNRMLRPTLEIGEAADNGKPLTIDGIDFEFLYLPGTEAPAEMAIYMPQLRVLDMAEVANGSLHNILTLRGAQVRDAKSWADGLTHALRRFGSRTDTLITSHFWPRWGNARILDFLSSQRDTYKYLHDQSVRMMNDGQNGQEIAEAIALPPALGQRWFNQGYYGTLSHNSKAVYQRYLGWYDGNPAHLNPLPPEASGRRHVEAMGGAQAVLSKGREAIAAGDYRWASELLSYLVFAEPDNEAARFALADSLEQQGYQATSSQWRNQFLSGARELREGIRTGQFDSLAGTIPNLPLSDILDLMAVRLVPDRALASPMAFNLKLTDETEAETGEQISIRNGVLVHQPLGSDLPQAPLLQLTRAQFVAAITHRPFPGEMPEAEQKLLTQFTSLFKAPSGNFGLVTPGP, from the coding sequence GTGCCGTTCCGCGGCGGGGCGAGGATTTCAGGCCCCCGAAGAAATCCGTCAATCCGGCGTGGCCGCAAGAGGCCTCCCTGCCAATGCAGGCGTCCTTGCAAGGGCAGGCGTAACCGCGCGGATGGCGCGGCGGAAAATCCGAACAAGACGGGCCGCAGGTGCCCGCGCACGAAAAATGGGAAGGAATGCACGATGAAACCCAAGGCCCGACTTCTTCTTAGCCTTGCCGCCGTCGCGCTCTTGGCCCGAACTCCAAGCCCGGCAGGGGCGGATGAGGCGCACGATGCAGCTTCAAAGGATGCCTCCGAGGCGACGCGCCGATATTTCGAGGAGACCACCGGCTCGCTGGCCTGGGAGGATCGGGAGGACGAGACCCTGGCCACGCGCGGCCTGGTCGCGACGATCCCATCGCGCGAGATCCGCGATGCGCAGGGTAATCTCGTGCGTGACCTGCACGATACGGACATCCTTGAAGGAGAGCGCCCGGCGACCGTCAATCCCAGCTTGTGGCGCAACGCCCGGTTGCTGGCGAACGCCGGTCTCTTCAAGGTCACCGACCGGGTCTATCAGGTCCGGGGTATCGAGCTTGCCAATCTGACCGTCGTTCTGGGCGACAAGGGCTATGTCGTTATCGATACGCTGACCACGGTCGAGGCGGCCCGCGCGGCGATGCAACTGGTCCGAGATACGCTCGGCGACCGGCCGGTAACCGGCGTGATCTACACCCATTCGCATATCGACCATTTCGGAGGCGCTGCGGGCGTCATTTCCCCCGAGGAGGCGAAGGCGCGCGGGATACCGATCGTTGCCCCGAAGAACTTCTATCAGGAGGCGGTGTCCGAGAACGTCATCGCCGGACCGGCGATGAGCCGGCGCACGATGTACGCCTTCGGCCATCTCATCGGTGTGGGGCCTAGAGCGGACATCAGCGACGGCATCGGCCCCGCCTTCAACCGCCTGCGTCCGGGCACCAACCGTATGCTGCGACCGACCCTTGAAATCGGCGAGGCCGCGGACAACGGCAAGCCACTCACCATCGACGGCATCGATTTCGAATTTCTGTACCTGCCCGGCACCGAGGCACCCGCGGAAATGGCAATCTACATGCCGCAGCTTCGCGTGCTCGACATGGCGGAAGTCGCCAATGGAAGCCTGCACAACATCCTGACCCTGCGCGGTGCACAGGTGCGCGATGCAAAGTCATGGGCGGACGGGCTCACCCATGCCCTGCGGCGTTTCGGCAGCCGTACCGACACCCTGATCACGTCGCATTTCTGGCCGCGCTGGGGCAATGCCAGGATCCTCGATTTCCTGTCTTCGCAGCGCGACACCTACAAGTACCTGCATGACCAGAGCGTGCGGATGATGAATGACGGACAGAACGGACAGGAAATCGCCGAAGCAATCGCCCTGCCTCCGGCACTGGGGCAACGCTGGTTCAATCAGGGCTATTACGGTACCCTCAGCCACAATTCCAAAGCGGTCTACCAACGCTATCTTGGCTGGTACGACGGCAATCCCGCCCATCTCAACCCGCTCCCTCCCGAAGCGTCGGGACGCAGGCACGTCGAAGCGATGGGGGGCGCGCAGGCGGTCCTTTCAAAGGGGCGGGAGGCCATTGCCGCGGGCGACTACCGGTGGGCTTCCGAGCTGCTGTCGTACCTCGTCTTCGCCGAACCGGACAACGAGGCCGCCCGGTTTGCCCTGGCCGACAGCCTCGAACAGCAGGGGTACCAGGCCACCAGCTCGCAATGGCGCAACCAGTTCCTCTCCGGGGCCCGAGAGCTGCGCGAAGGTATCCGGACAGGCCAGTTCGACTCGTTGGCGGGAACGATACCGAACCTGCCACTGAGCGACATACTCGATCTGATGGCAGTCCGCCTCGTTCCGGACAGGGCCCTTGCATCCCCGATGGCCTTCAATCTGAAACTTACCGACGAGACCGAGGCCGAGACAGGCGAACAGATTTCGATCCGCAATGGCGTGCTTGTCCATCAACCGCTCGGATCGGACCTCCCCCAAGCCCCTCTTTTGCAGCTGACTCGCGCGCAATTTGTGGCGGCCATCACCCATAGGCCGTTTCCCGGCGAGATGCCCGAGGCCGAACAGAAGTTGCTCACGCAATTTACATCCCTGTTCAAGGCGCCATCCGGTAACTTCGGCCTAGTGACACCGGGACCATAA